A single genomic interval of Brevibacillus brevis harbors:
- a CDS encoding zinc-binding alcohol dehydrogenase family protein, with protein sequence MNTHQKMKAVGAYQYLPISNPESLFDLHLDKPEPTGRDLLVSVKAISVNPADVGVRESHNYEADSPKILGWDAAGIVEQVGPDCQMFKPGDKVYYAGSVSRPGSNSEFHLVDERIVGNMPRSLDFAAAAALPLTSITAWEGLFDRLGINVNTGENKNILIIGAAGGVGSIAIQLAKLAGLTVIGTASRPESIQWAKGLGADFIINHNTPFLPQLKEVGIDAVDYILCLNDTVQHLENMAEVIVPQGKICSIVPTNKTTWAGSLKMDLLFSKSVTFVWEFMFTRSLFHTNDMIKQHELLNELADLIDDGKIKTTLTERLEPINAANLRFAHEKLESGRTIGKIVLENF encoded by the coding sequence ATGAATACTCACCAAAAGATGAAAGCTGTCGGTGCTTACCAATACCTCCCCATATCCAATCCGGAAAGCCTTTTTGATCTGCACTTGGATAAACCGGAACCTACAGGCCGCGATTTGCTTGTAAGTGTGAAAGCAATCTCCGTCAACCCTGCAGACGTAGGCGTCCGCGAAAGCCATAACTACGAAGCCGATTCACCGAAAATTCTTGGTTGGGATGCCGCTGGAATCGTAGAACAAGTTGGTCCTGACTGCCAAATGTTTAAACCTGGGGACAAGGTCTATTATGCAGGCAGTGTGTCTCGACCTGGCAGTAACAGTGAATTTCACTTAGTTGATGAACGAATTGTGGGAAATATGCCAAGAAGCTTGGATTTCGCCGCCGCGGCCGCATTACCGCTCACCTCGATAACTGCATGGGAGGGCCTTTTTGATCGTCTAGGAATTAACGTAAATACAGGTGAAAACAAGAACATACTGATTATCGGTGCAGCTGGAGGAGTAGGATCGATTGCTATTCAACTTGCAAAATTAGCAGGTTTGACCGTCATCGGTACTGCTTCACGTCCAGAGTCAATTCAATGGGCTAAAGGTCTCGGCGCAGATTTTATCATAAACCACAACACCCCTTTTCTCCCTCAACTCAAGGAAGTTGGTATTGACGCCGTCGATTATATCCTTTGCTTGAATGATACGGTTCAACATCTTGAAAATATGGCGGAAGTCATTGTCCCCCAAGGTAAAATTTGCTCTATCGTTCCTACAAATAAAACGACTTGGGCAGGGAGCTTGAAAATGGACTTGCTATTTTCTAAAAGTGTAACGTTTGTATGGGAGTTCATGTTTACACGATCCTTGTTTCATACCAATGACATGATCAAACAACACGAATTGTTGAATGAACTGGCGGACTTAATCGATGATGGAAAAATAAAAACTACGCTGACGGAACGACTCGAGCCTATCAATGCAGCAAACCTACGTTTCGCCCATGAGAAGCTGGAATCTGGACGGACCATTGGAAAAATCGTTTTAGAAAACTTCTGA
- a CDS encoding restriction endonuclease: MAVPKYDELMNPALQALHNLGGSSSISEMEDEVIKMLNLSEDDVADIHRGNTTKLSYRLAWARTYLKRFGLLDNSARGVWSLTQKGLQTKSINKKQVKDFVKDEKYQLNNEGINNNDDGNMNIQEQFEWKDSLLEIVKQIPPDSFERLCMRLLRESGFTHVTVTGKSGDGGIDGKGVVKIGGLLSFHVVFQCKRYRDSVSSAVIRDFRGAMQGRADKGLIITTGTFTRDARLEAQRDGASPIDLIDGDQLTEKLKETRLGVHVEERIIEDISINSEWFNNL; encoded by the coding sequence ATGGCGGTTCCAAAATACGATGAATTAATGAACCCTGCACTACAGGCTCTACATAATCTTGGGGGTTCGTCTTCAATATCTGAAATGGAAGATGAAGTAATAAAGATGTTGAACTTGTCCGAGGATGATGTTGCTGATATACATAGAGGTAATACTACAAAATTAAGCTATCGTTTAGCTTGGGCAAGAACGTATTTAAAGAGATTTGGATTGCTCGATAACTCAGCTAGAGGAGTATGGTCACTAACTCAAAAAGGGCTTCAAACCAAATCAATTAATAAGAAGCAAGTGAAGGACTTTGTTAAAGATGAAAAGTACCAACTTAATAATGAAGGTATCAATAATAACGATGATGGAAATATGAACATTCAAGAACAGTTTGAGTGGAAAGACTCGTTACTCGAAATAGTTAAACAGATACCTCCTGATTCATTTGAAAGGCTATGCATGAGACTATTGCGTGAATCTGGTTTTACTCACGTAACCGTGACGGGGAAAAGTGGAGATGGAGGAATTGATGGCAAAGGAGTTGTAAAGATCGGAGGGTTACTCTCATTCCATGTAGTCTTTCAATGCAAAAGATATAGGGATAGTGTGAGTTCAGCTGTCATAAGGGACTTTAGGGGGGCGATGCAAGGAAGAGCAGACAAAGGATTAATAATTACAACCGGTACATTTACTAGAGATGCTCGATTAGAAGCACAGCGAGATGGAGCTTCTCCGATTGATCTCATTGATGGCGATCAACTGACAGAGAAACTTAAAGAGACTCGACTAGGGGTTCATGTGGAAGAAAGGATCATTGAAGATATAAGTATTAATAGTGAATGGTTTAATAACTTGTAG
- a CDS encoding imm68 putative immunity domain-containing protein codes for MYISKWWGDLIGGSDDSLALVDYLEQLGSTSVTLNQILKDLGLDVLLSEGDLKSGGSIGFDIKNANGTFRAELDIACSVLIDLSAIVLESQKSGYVDLHDLDEDRQPRKLYIDASEEKRNLLRDELYKFSRDPLAYELAELVPADDMRELAEKAKMIADELAPLS; via the coding sequence ATGTACATAAGCAAATGGTGGGGAGATTTAATTGGCGGTTCCGATGATTCGCTGGCATTAGTAGACTATTTGGAACAATTGGGCTCAACGAGTGTGACGCTCAATCAGATTTTAAAGGACTTGGGTCTGGATGTTCTGCTTTCCGAGGGAGACTTGAAAAGCGGCGGAAGTATTGGATTTGATATAAAAAATGCTAACGGCACGTTTCGAGCAGAACTTGATATTGCCTGCTCAGTTCTAATTGATCTTTCAGCCATTGTGTTGGAGTCCCAAAAATCAGGCTATGTCGATTTGCATGATTTGGATGAGGATAGGCAGCCGCGCAAACTTTATATAGATGCCTCCGAAGAAAAAAGGAACCTGCTTCGGGATGAATTGTACAAGTTTTCCCGTGATCCGCTGGCTTACGAATTAGCCGAGCTTGTTCCGGCTGATGATATGAGAGAGCTTGCGGAAAAGGCAAAAATGATCGCAGATGAGCTGGCACCGTTAAGCTGA
- a CDS encoding DUF4062 domain-containing protein produces MRKKLQIYISSTFNDLIEERHTAVEAVLQAGHIPAGIEQFFKESPMKIRKRWIDESDVYILILGGFYGLTLPDESKSYTHWEYEYAAEAGKPRFAFVVTDEALRQKPYDFAAIEYYQKFQEFKQSVMEQIPIYYVEDVRHIKMVLRDLLPEYAARDDLYGWVSGKDVPDVQKLLEENARLKAELEKKK; encoded by the coding sequence ATGAGAAAAAAATTACAAATTTACATATCGTCTACTTTCAACGATCTTATTGAAGAAAGACATACCGCTGTTGAAGCCGTACTTCAAGCCGGTCATATCCCTGCTGGAATCGAGCAATTTTTCAAGGAAAGTCCTATGAAAATTAGGAAGAGATGGATCGACGAGTCCGATGTATATATCCTGATTCTTGGAGGATTCTATGGTTTAACGCTTCCTGATGAATCCAAGAGCTATACGCATTGGGAATATGAGTATGCCGCAGAAGCAGGCAAACCTAGATTTGCTTTTGTTGTCACAGATGAAGCATTAAGACAAAAGCCATACGACTTCGCAGCAATAGAATACTATCAGAAGTTTCAAGAGTTTAAGCAATCGGTCATGGAACAAATCCCTATCTATTATGTTGAAGATGTACGGCACATTAAAATGGTACTTCGTGATCTATTGCCGGAGTATGCAGCAAGAGACGATTTATATGGCTGGGTTTCCGGCAAGGATGTCCCGGACGTTCAAAAGCTATTGGAAGAGAATGCAAGATTAAAGGCGGAGTTGGAGAAAAAGAAATGA
- a CDS encoding winged helix-turn-helix transcriptional regulator: MGDRRKKYGASPDMQACPVETTLDVIGGKWKGIILYQLLNGTKRFNEFRRLNPGITQFMLTLQLRELERDGIIHREIYKEVPPRVEYSLTDFGRTLEPVIMSMKVWGESYKVRLNENPTIQGEES; this comes from the coding sequence ATGGGAGACCGAAGAAAGAAATATGGAGCGAGTCCAGATATGCAAGCATGTCCAGTTGAAACAACGCTGGATGTGATTGGTGGAAAGTGGAAGGGGATCATTCTCTATCAGCTCCTGAACGGAACAAAAAGATTCAATGAATTCAGACGCCTCAATCCGGGAATCACGCAGTTTATGCTTACATTGCAGTTAAGAGAGCTTGAACGGGATGGCATCATTCATCGCGAAATATATAAAGAGGTTCCTCCAAGAGTGGAATACTCCCTTACTGATTTCGGAAGGACTCTCGAACCGGTCATTATGTCAATGAAAGTATGGGGCGAGTCTTATAAAGTGCGGCTTAATGAAAATCCAACGATACAAGGGGAGGAGAGTTAA
- a CDS encoding TIR domain-containing protein has product MADPRAFISFDYDHDSTEKTLFIGQSKNSKTPFSIQDWSAKSSMPQSKWEAIVEEKIKKTNMLIVLVGKYMASATGVKKEIKMAKDNDVPIFGVYVGGADSSSNLPDGLLRSRVVKWDWEKIAEKIDQMMGEGKNK; this is encoded by the coding sequence TTGGCAGACCCAAGAGCATTTATTAGCTTCGATTATGATCATGATAGCACAGAAAAGACACTATTTATTGGTCAGAGTAAGAACTCTAAAACACCATTCTCCATTCAAGACTGGTCGGCTAAATCCTCTATGCCTCAAAGCAAGTGGGAGGCTATTGTTGAAGAGAAGATAAAGAAAACAAATATGCTCATTGTCTTGGTAGGAAAGTACATGGCTAGTGCAACAGGAGTAAAAAAAGAGATAAAAATGGCAAAGGATAACGACGTTCCTATATTTGGAGTTTATGTTGGCGGAGCGGATTCGAGCAGTAATTTGCCAGATGGATTGCTAAGAAGTAGGGTAGTAAAGTGGGATTGGGAAAAAATCGCAGAGAAAATTGACCAGATGATGGGGGAAGGGAAGAACAAATAG
- a CDS encoding caspase family protein — MSINRKALVVGINYYKEISPLYGCVNDAYSIKSVLDRNSDGTINFSVNLMVAMGEDSAISRRQLKDNVQELFYDDCEVALFYFAGHGYIESVGGFLLTSDCKDGDDGLSLNELLAIVNTSRAKNKIIVLDSCHSGIAGTNISDNNALLSEGVTILTASSAKQYATEMNGSGVFTTLFVDALNGGSSNLVGEITPGSVYAHIDQSLGPWEQRPIFKTNVKNFVSLRKVNPPISLSDLKLLPDLFEEISSQFQLDPSFEPESEHPFEENTKIFRVLQNYNRVNLVVPIGAEHMYFAAINSKSCELTPLGMHYWNLVKNERI; from the coding sequence ATGTCGATAAACAGAAAAGCATTGGTTGTCGGAATCAATTACTACAAAGAAATTTCCCCACTATATGGTTGTGTAAATGATGCATATTCTATCAAATCAGTGCTTGATAGAAATAGTGATGGTACAATCAATTTTTCTGTCAATTTGATGGTAGCTATGGGTGAAGACAGTGCTATTTCAAGAAGACAGTTGAAGGATAATGTACAAGAACTTTTTTATGATGACTGTGAAGTCGCATTATTTTATTTTGCTGGGCATGGATATATCGAGAGTGTTGGTGGCTTTCTACTTACCTCTGATTGCAAGGATGGAGATGATGGACTGTCTTTAAATGAACTCCTTGCTATTGTGAATACATCTAGGGCAAAAAATAAAATAATTGTGTTAGATAGCTGCCATTCTGGAATAGCAGGTACTAATATATCAGATAATAATGCCTTGTTGAGTGAAGGAGTAACGATACTGACCGCATCAAGTGCAAAACAATATGCTACAGAAATGAATGGAAGTGGAGTGTTTACTACACTTTTTGTTGATGCATTAAACGGTGGTTCCTCAAATCTCGTTGGAGAAATTACTCCAGGAAGTGTGTATGCTCACATAGATCAGTCATTAGGTCCGTGGGAGCAGAGACCGATATTTAAAACAAATGTAAAGAATTTCGTTTCCTTACGAAAAGTAAATCCACCGATTAGTCTTTCTGATTTAAAATTGCTACCTGACCTTTTTGAAGAAATAAGTAGCCAATTTCAACTGGATCCTTCATTCGAGCCAGAGAGTGAACACCCCTTCGAAGAAAACACAAAAATATTTAGAGTGCTACAAAATTATAATCGTGTAAACCTGGTAGTACCGATCGGTGCGGAACATATGTATTTTGCAGCCATAAACAGTAAATCCTGCGAATTAACACCTTTAGGAATGCATTATTGGAATCTAGTGAAGAATGAGAGAATCTAA
- a CDS encoding DUF6138 family protein, whose protein sequence is MNELQKEALEEMKTAIHKWFDEQENRKNAEEVILRTTLQVGIFNFVTLDYRPGRTRVESSKSVGSAAGKKSMKASPFTREQILHEVQPLLVEIVRERLDKLETSPLINYRFTFQGTFATMDGLVELTVLETEYEEKKRQLLERIHSYIEEKLEKGSYPTNRLETFFLARHLLDPYLFPEPEAAKTIALFDRIQELNKEQVEALAEHRRDIIRALTDWVENVFLPRYYDVTRSEYRANEYMLKPDAVFEDKDEPNQPIDLLLYGAVMIIRYEPEFSKFMGQTFLELAKQLGSGKAARMLKDGSDSFSQEDVHLRHELVECKANDVFSLFTIVIRKEEAGAYERAISFILSLLRKDFPKSYKIKLKSSAREYLPIKGLAKSDTHRFFANALAYSELHPLLEEYAREAMEEYEWYEDTESEKSVMPGSYAVFGLGLSSERYFPLVEAYMDLVDDEHQLVHDKFTAVFAETYGITERSTPTLITCLLRSHDSLKLKIQPELESEDKLSLFVQQIERLSDDEVERVLYPIWGNVEKLAALARKAREPHKELIIRLQKAAGIA, encoded by the coding sequence ATGAACGAACTACAAAAAGAAGCGCTGGAAGAGATGAAAACGGCGATTCATAAATGGTTTGACGAACAGGAGAATCGAAAGAACGCAGAGGAAGTGATCTTACGCACCACGCTGCAAGTAGGCATCTTTAACTTTGTCACTCTGGATTATCGGCCGGGCAGGACTAGGGTTGAGAGTTCGAAATCTGTGGGGAGTGCCGCAGGCAAAAAGTCGATGAAAGCTTCACCCTTTACACGGGAGCAGATATTGCATGAGGTTCAGCCCCTGCTGGTGGAAATCGTAAGGGAGAGGCTGGACAAGCTGGAAACGTCGCCGTTGATCAACTACCGTTTTACCTTCCAAGGAACCTTCGCAACGATGGACGGGCTGGTGGAATTAACGGTGCTGGAAACTGAATATGAAGAGAAAAAGCGGCAGCTTCTGGAGCGAATTCACTCCTATATCGAGGAAAAACTGGAGAAGGGCTCTTACCCGACAAACAGGCTGGAAACCTTCTTTTTGGCGCGCCATCTGCTGGACCCGTATTTGTTCCCCGAACCGGAAGCCGCAAAGACGATCGCTTTATTTGACAGGATTCAGGAGTTGAATAAAGAACAGGTTGAGGCTCTCGCGGAGCATCGAAGAGATATCATAAGGGCTTTGACCGACTGGGTCGAGAATGTATTTTTGCCGCGTTACTATGATGTCACCCGTTCCGAATACAGGGCCAATGAGTATATGCTCAAGCCGGATGCTGTTTTTGAGGATAAGGATGAGCCGAATCAGCCTATCGACCTTCTGTTGTACGGAGCGGTGATGATTATTCGTTACGAGCCGGAATTCAGCAAATTCATGGGACAGACTTTTCTGGAGCTGGCGAAGCAGCTTGGTAGCGGTAAAGCCGCGCGTATGCTGAAGGATGGCAGCGATAGCTTCTCACAAGAAGACGTCCATTTGCGCCATGAATTGGTCGAATGCAAGGCTAACGATGTTTTTTCCCTTTTCACAATCGTTATTCGCAAGGAAGAAGCCGGGGCGTACGAGCGGGCGATTTCGTTTATTCTCTCCCTGCTCCGAAAGGACTTCCCGAAAAGCTACAAAATCAAGTTGAAATCCAGCGCGAGAGAGTATTTACCCATTAAGGGGCTAGCCAAATCGGACACGCACCGTTTTTTTGCGAATGCTCTGGCTTATTCCGAGCTGCATCCTCTATTGGAGGAATACGCTCGTGAGGCGATGGAAGAGTATGAATGGTACGAGGATACGGAAAGTGAAAAAAGCGTAATGCCGGGCAGTTATGCTGTGTTCGGGCTGGGGCTTTCGTCCGAGCGGTATTTTCCGCTTGTTGAAGCATACATGGACCTTGTGGATGACGAGCATCAGTTGGTGCATGACAAGTTCACAGCTGTTTTTGCCGAAACCTATGGTATAACGGAACGCTCGACTCCCACCTTGATCACCTGCCTGCTGCGCTCCCACGATTCGCTAAAACTGAAGATTCAGCCGGAGCTGGAAAGCGAAGACAAGCTGTCGCTATTCGTACAACAAATAGAGAGGCTGTCGGATGACGAGGTTGAAAGGGTACTGTACCCGATTTGGGGCAATGTGGAGAAGTTAGCTGCATTGGCTCGCAAGGCGCGGGAACCGCACAAGGAGCTTATAATTCGTCTGCAAAAGGCGGCGGGTATAGCCTGA
- a CDS encoding tetratricopeptide repeat protein — MQLSDSTHAEITVLCKQGDDLVRAGNLEEGKNKYVAALRLLPENHREWEAATWIYVAIGDVHFQMKNYDKAFKCFYNAVQCPEGLGNPYVHLRLGQLYYEQENLDKAADELTRAYMGAGIAIFMEDDPKYLEFLETKIEI, encoded by the coding sequence GTGCAACTTTCAGATTCCACCCATGCCGAAATTACCGTGCTGTGTAAACAAGGCGATGATTTGGTGAGAGCAGGCAATCTTGAGGAGGGCAAGAATAAGTACGTCGCTGCCCTTCGATTATTGCCGGAAAATCATCGAGAATGGGAGGCGGCAACGTGGATATATGTGGCTATTGGGGATGTCCATTTTCAAATGAAGAATTACGATAAGGCATTCAAGTGTTTCTATAATGCTGTACAGTGTCCGGAAGGGCTGGGGAATCCCTACGTTCATCTTCGGTTAGGGCAATTGTATTACGAACAGGAAAACCTTGATAAAGCGGCAGACGAGCTGACCCGGGCTTATATGGGTGCCGGGATTGCGATCTTTATGGAAGATGACCCAAAGTACCTTGAGTTTCTGGAGACAAAAATAGAGATTTGA